Within the Elusimicrobiota bacterium genome, the region TTGTTAAGCACGGTGCCGTTGCTGCTGGACCCGGGTGTGGAGCAGCTGTGCAGCACTTTCACCTGAACTTCGCCGGGGTCCCAGTTGAGGGTATCGCCCTCCGCGGGATAGGAAACGTTCACTCCCATGCTGCTGATTTTGGCGCGCAAAGTTTTTATGGTGGAGGAGCCGGTATTTTCCTCCTGGGTATCGTAAAAATTGCTTACCTGCAAATGGCTGAAAACATAATCAAGCCCGGTATAATGGTCGGAGTGCGGATGGGTCAACAGAACATAATCTATCTTTGTCACATTGTGCTGGCTGAGGAACTGCGCCACAAGCGGGTCGCCGGAGCCCGCGGGATTTGCGGGGCCGCCGTCTATAAGCACGTTCTTGCCGTTGGGCAGCTCTATATATTCTGAATCGCCCTGGCCCACATTGATAAAGTAGGCGTGTAAGGCGCCGGCGGAGGATAGAACAGCCGTCGGGGCCGGCACGGCCGGCATATCGCCCGTGTTTGCAACGGCGGTTTTAAGAGGGATATTACTCAGGCCGGCAAAAGGCTCCCGGCTTTTGAGGGTTTCAATGCTGTCCGCCGCGCAAAGGCGCGCCGTATTCAGGAGGAGAAGCGATGAGAGGATTGTAGCAGTGAGGAAGAACCTGTTGTTGCGTTCAATGTTGCTGAC harbors:
- a CDS encoding ComEC/Rec2 family competence protein, translated to MAQIPARNKRWITMVSNIERNNRFFLTATILSSLLLLNTARLCAADSIETLKSREPFAGLSNIPLKTAVANTGDMPAVPAPTAVLSSAGALHAYFINVGQGDSEYIELPNGKNVLIDGGPANPAGSGDPLVAQFLSQHNVTKIDYVLLTHPHSDHYTGLDYVFSHLQVSNFYDTQEENTGSSTIKTLRAKISSMGVNVSYPAEGDTLNWDPGEVQVKVLHSCSTPGSSSNGTVLNNCSIVLRVTYQNTSLLYTGDMQSDVEAQLVQKYGAQLQSDVIKVGHHGSAGASSAAFLNKVQPKAAYIEVGANNSYGHPTQAALSRLQAAGAAIYRTDQGGTQEYTIGGNASYTGPLSAQPAAAAYSWSQY